Proteins encoded within one genomic window of Callithrix jacchus isolate 240 chromosome 11, calJac240_pri, whole genome shotgun sequence:
- the LOC100896987 gene encoding T cell receptor beta variable 7-2, which translates to MGTRLLCWAALCLLGADHTGAGVSQSPSNKITEKGKDVALRCDPVSGHNALYWYRQSLGKGLEFLIYFQGNDAPDKSGLPSDRFFAERSGRSFSTLKIQRTEQKDSAVYLCASTPHQSAMTLDLFSDERSKRSHSL; encoded by the exons ATGGGCACCAGGCTCCTCTGTTGGGcagccctctgcctcctgggagcaG ATCACACAGGTGCTGGAGTCTCCCAGTCCCCCAGTAACAAGAtcacagagaagggaaaggatgTAGCTCTCAGGTGTGACCCAGTTTCAGGTCATAATGCCCTTTATTGGTACCGACAGAGCCTGGGGAAGGGCCTGGAGTTTCTAATTTACTTCCAAGGCAATGATGCACCAGACAAATCAGGGCTGCCCAGTGATCGGTTCTTTGCAGAGAGGTCTGGGCGATCCTTCTCCACTCTGAAGATCCAGCGCACGGAGCAGAAAGACTCGGCTGTGTATCTCTGTGCCAGCA CTCCACACCAGTCAGCAATGACCTTGGATCTATTTTCCGATGAGAGGTCAAAAAGATCACACTCACTCTAA